Proteins encoded by one window of Channa argus isolate prfri chromosome 1, Channa argus male v1.0, whole genome shotgun sequence:
- the LOC137103599 gene encoding hepatic lectin-like: protein MGRRQGEAAANRRSKVTSERVALLVLSGLLAAAAIVIYRLSFDNYLTKKYLQTLKDENEAMRKNLTDKLDPKCERFWELHGGKCYYFSSNALSWKESRDDCESREGVLVKIDSREEQRFLEETVRKKMKDNGDRFWIGLTDSVEEGKWVWVDGSPLSTSSTFWRQGEPTNWTGENSDGEHCAMMGERGEVLDLKSWHDKACNMKIRRICEKSSKTGL, encoded by the exons ATGGGCCGCAGACAAG GTGAAGCTGCTGCAAacagaaggtcaaaggtcacatcagaGAGAGTGGCCCTGCTGGTTCTCAGTGGTCTCctggcagctgctgccattGTTATTTACCGTCTCT cttttgATAATTACCTAACCAAGAAATATCTCCAAACTCTGAAAGATGAGAATGAGGCAATGAGGAAAAATCTCACAG ACAAACTAGATCCAAAGTGTGAAAGATTCTGGGAGCTTCACGGaggaaagtgttattatttttcttcGAATGCTTTATCCTGGAAAGAAAGCAGAGACGACTGTGAAAGTCGTGAAGGAGTTCTGGTTAAGAtcgacagcagagaggagcag AGATTCCTAGAGgaaacagtgagaaaaaaaatgaaggatAATGGGGACAGGTTCTGGATTGGACTGACAGACTCAGTGGAAGAAGGCAAATGGGTGTGGGTGGACGGATCACCGCTCAGCACAAG TTCGACTTTTTGGCGCCAGGGTGAGCCGACTAACTGGACAGGAGAAAATAGTGATGGAGAGCACTGTGCGATgatgggagagagaggagaagttCTTGACCTGAAGAGTTGGCATGATAAAGCATGTAACATGAAAATAAGAAGAATTTGTGAGAAGTCATCAAAAACTGGACTTTAA